A segment of the Manihot esculenta cultivar AM560-2 chromosome 13, M.esculenta_v8, whole genome shotgun sequence genome:
aatataaattaatattttattattaaaaaataaaattatcattttattaaaaataagctaaattgatttaaatataaacttttGAATAAGGgatatttacaatttagtccctgagtattgccatcattaacaagtcaatccctacattttcagaaacctattaaaacgtcattacaTAATCAAACCGTTAACAAATCAGTCCTTCTATCCACTATTACCCTCTTTTCCGATAAAAATTAGATGAAAGGACCAAAATAACCTTAGTGCAACTTTTCCCCAAATCGATaatctctcttctcaaatctcTATCATCTCTCTTCTCCCGAAAATGAAAACCTCTGTTCCCAAATCCCTAATTTCTCTTTTCTTCCCAAATCGATAACCTCTCTCTTCCTAAATCCCTAACTTTCTGTCTTCTTCGCAGTGGATAACTTCTCTTCTCAAATCTCTAACTTCTCTCTTCTTCCCTAAATCCTCTCTTCTCGATTTTGTTGGTTTTTGTCGAAGAGAAATTGGTTTTTGTCGAAGAGAAGTTGTGGTCCCGATTTTGTTGATTTCCGTCGAAGAGAAGTTGTGGTCCCGATTTTGTTGGTTTCTGTCGAACAAGTGGGGAAATGTAACTTTTTgtgctttcttttatttttttttctttggatgTGTGATCATAATATTTGTATTATAGTAAAGCATGTGGGTACCACTCACTGTTACTGATAGTTTTAGTGTATTTTTTTTCAGGagattttgattaattaaagaATGTGTGATTCATGTGCAGGTCTGAAGACATGGCTGTGGAAGATAGATTTATTGTGGTGTTGACATATGAAAACAAAACTGATTCCTTATATAATGTCCCCATTGCAAGGTATTCGTACATATCCTTGTTGTCtgatatttataaaatgtttaaCATAGCTGCATCGTTTGTTTTGTTTGTTACTGGTAGTGGGATGAGTGTAGAAAATGATGATGATTTAATGATGGCTTTTGAGTTGTACAAACGTAGTCATAAATTGCTTTTGACTGTATAAGTAAAGGGGGTCCCTCTGAATACTGAGATGTCtgatgatgacgatgatgatgatgatgtttgTATTATTGATGAGGGCAGTAATACTGGTGAGGGTGGTAACCTTAGTGAGGGTGGTAATACTGTTGAGGATATTAATCTTGATGATGCCTTAGGTAGAAACACTCCCCCGTTAAGTAGGGATGGGTCCATAAGAGGTAGGGGCAGGAGTGTGCCATTAAGAGGAAAGGGAGGAAGAAGCAGTTTTACTAGAGGTAGAGGGATAAGACAGGAAAGGGTTAGTGAAAGTGGGCAGTTAGGGGGAGGGGCCAATGAATCACCACAAATTGATTCTGAAAGTGATGTATCATTCAATGAAAGTGAGGTTGGAGATGATTTACTTAAAGAAGTTGTATTTGACAATGAGATTAGTACTGATGAGTCAGATGAATTATCATATTATGCTAGTGACAATGACAAAGAGATTGAAGATAGTGAGAATGAGTCTTATGATCCAAATAATaggaagaaaaaatatattgatcctTATCATGGTATGTATGATGATCCCTTCCAACACAATGTAGGGGAAGAGATTTTGTTTAAAGAGGGCCAAGTTTTTAAGGACATTGTAACTTTGAGGAATGCGATGAGAGATTATGCTATTAAGGGGGATATGATATTACAAGAGTTAAAAATGACTCTAGTAGATTAACAGCTAAGTGTTCCAGTACAGGATGTCCCTGGAGGTTTCATGCATCAATTTTGTCTGACCAAGTCACTTTCACGGTTAAGACTCTACATGATGAGCACACATGCATAAGaccattaaaaaatgaaaatttgaattcaaacaCTAAGTGGATAGTAGAAAAACTTAGGGGAAAGCTGAGGGCAGATCCTGACATGAGTTATGAACTCATGCAACATGAGTTGATGGAAAAATGGGGTGTGGAAGTTCCTGTGTGGCAATTATATAGAGCTAAGTGCAAGGCTAGAGATGAGAATGTGAGCATGCATTGTGAAAGTTTCAAAAAACTTAAGAAATATGTCCATTATTTGCAAACATATAACCCGAGCACAGTTGTAAAAATTTAAACAGCTCCAAGGGTTAATGAAGATgatccttttatttttcaaagaatATGGATTATGTTTGATGCTATAAAGTTTGGGTTTGAGAATGGTTGCAAATCCTTTATAGGATTAGATGGTTGCCACTTGAAGGGTCCATATGGAGGGATTTTCCTAGTTGCAGTCATACTGGATGGAAATAGAGGTGTGCTACCTCTTGCATTTTCTATAGTTGAAGCAGAATGTGGTGATAGCCGGACATTTTTTCTAGAAAATCTTTATTCTTGCATTGGTGGAGGAACTAATGATAGGCCTTTAACTATTATGTCAGATAGGCAAAAGGTATGAATTAatattccatttttttttaagttagcATATTGAACTATGTGCTATTAATTTAAGTTACTAACTATTTTTTTGGTTGTAGGGACTCGTTGATGCtgtcaaaaatatattttccaaTGCATCTCATAGAGTTTGTTGTAGGCATTTATACATGAATTTCAAGAAAGAGTTCCCTGGACTCATGCTCAGAGATGATTTTTGGAATGCTGCAAAGAGTACTCATTCTTATGAGTTTTGGCTTCACATGAAGAATTTGAAGCCCAAGCGAGATCAAAAGCCATATGACTGGTTGATCAACATATCCTTCAGTCAATGGAGTAGACATGCATTCTGGCCTGAAGCTAAGTGTGACAATTACACTAACAACATGACCGCATCATTCAATGCATGGATAGTGAAATTGAGAGGTTTGCCTATTATCAATATTATTGAATCTATTAGGCAGAAATATATGGTTAGGTTGCATAAAAGATTTGCTAAAGCTCAAACATGGGAAGAGATAGTTACACCAAGAACAAAGAaagtattgaataaaatcattaCTACCAGTAGATTTCTTAAGTTGCTCCCTGGTAGAAATGAAGAGTATGAGGTTCATGAGGGTCACCAGTAGATTTCTTAAGTTGCTCCCTGGTAGAAATGAAGAGTATGAGGTTCATGAGGGTCCATGTAAGTTTGCTGTTAGTTTAGCTAAAAGGACATGTAGTTGTGGATAGTGGGATATAAGTGGTTTACCATGCAAGTATGCTGCTAGAGCAATTGCATATGTTAGGGGTAATATTGAAGAGTTTTGCCATAAATATTACACTGTGCAGTGCTATTCAAGAGTTTATGCAGGTGCCATACATCCTGTTCCTCAAACTGAGCTTGAACCTGATAATGAACACCTATCAATGTTGCCACCTCCTTTGAGGAGGCAACCAGGAAGGCCAAGGAAGGCTAGAAAGAGAGATGAGATTGAACCACCAGCAAGAGAAAGAGGATAGCAACTGTCACTTGTGCTAGGTGCTTACAAACAGGCCACAATAAGAGAACTTGTAATATACTGCTGTTGGGGTAACTATAAAATTTGTTTGCTTGCATATAATGAATCCATTTTAACCTTTTTAACATTTTTATGTATTTCTCTAATTGCAGGCAAACATGGCTGCAAGTCAAAAGAAGAGAAAACGCACTACTGCATCAGGTGCAAAGACTTCAAGAGGGGTTAATACTAACTAAGTGGGATCAAGTGGTGGACCAACTACCTAAAGGAGCCTTTGGAATATCAAATGATCTTTTTGAGAATGTTGTTAGTTGATGGGATATAATTTGTACATTTTGGGAAAACATGTATTTTGGAGCATTGGATTGGACTTTTTGTCTATTTGGAAATATTGTAAATTTGCGCACAGATTCTTTTTTGGGGGAGTTTATAATAGATATTGGTACAGTGCTACAGATATTGGCCTTACTTGATCATTAAAATGGCAGTAATAGATGTATGACATTGTAATGATCAAGTCTGATTTTGTAAAGTCTGATTTTATAATacatatttgaacaaaaagaacATATTAATGAAGTTAtgcttttaatttcatttgCTCACCTCCAATTTTATTCATTGtgcatttataaaatttatttgtactTGATATTAAGTTACAATTGGATAAAATGTAACATTATTACTcttctattacttttaattttacaacTTTTTAGTCCATCTATTTAAGTATTCAAAATTTCTCAgtcctttaagttttaaatttttcaattttttagtccttatatattaaatttcgaAACTATTAGGTCCTCCAGTTTTGAATCATTACAactgtttggtccttcattttaACCATTTACTTACAAGAAACTAACATGCTACAATTCCACTCATCTAACTTAGCTAAATAGTACATAATTCATTCATACATAAAGAACATACTATAATGTGGTTCAAAATAACTTCTATCTTCTGCATCTAAACAACTTTTTATGGTATTTTTACAACAAACACTATCAAGAGTAACAATATAATTATCATACAATTCTTCATCTGGTTCAAAATAACTTCAATTTTTTGCAGCTTTAcatgtaattttttttgtcTCTTCATTAATCTTCATCAACTCTTCTTTAGTCTCTGCAATCGTTCTTGATAAGTTGGCCTTGAATACCTCTAACCGTTCACCTATATTGTTTGATGTTGGAGAGTTCACATTTGTTGGAATGCACCACCCAATAAATGACCCACATTTGTTATCTCAACCGTAATAATACAACTTGTTTGGATTACTAACAGATTCAGATATGCGAATCCTCGCTCTTTTCCCACAGCAGCAATTCACATTCATGTAACCACCATCCCAGCTTCCCATCGATCCACTAATGCCAGAAATTCTCGCGAAGATTGAATGAATCCTTTAGGTGCTTGATCGTCGGCTATTATGAACGGAGGTGGGATCCTTTCACTGCTTGATCAATGTTGAAGATAGTCACTCACATAGAGTATGCTGAAAAGGGTAAAATTGGAGGTGAGAGAGTAAATGGAGGATTGTCTGCCAAGAGATGATGAGATGTTGCTTCTAGGGTTGTGATCGGACTGTTATGGCAAATCCAACCCTACATTTCTGCTTAATATGGATTGAAAagagtaaaattgaattttcaaaatattatcTCTCCTTTTCATCtaatttttaacggaaaagagggtAATAGTGGATGGAAGGACTGATTTGTTAACAATTTGATTAtgtaaggatgttttaatagatttctaaaaatacagggactgacctattaataataacaatactcatgaactaaattgtaaatctccctttgtataaactaaactaaaaacttaattttgaaCAAAATGTGAATTAAGGAATAAGCCTTCActgagaagagaaagagagaaaaaataaaaaaagcaacGGGCGAGCAATTCTGGTAGAGGGATTTGTTGTGGATCTGTAGTAGTTGTTATCCTGAGTTGGGCTCTTCTTTTTCTGCTCAGTGGAGGTATCGTTGCATGGTGTCCGTGGTAGAATCTCCAAGGAGTGACGTCCGTCATTTTTGTTAGGCTTCCCTTATATTGCCAGAGTGCGATGCCAGTGAGTACTTTCCCACCGCCTCTGGGAGCTTGAGCTTTGATTGTTTTTCAGTTTAGAATTTCTTGCAACCTTGTTTGAGTTATCGATGTGCCTTTAGCGCATTTTGCGGGTGATTTCATGGGCTACTCGTTCGGTGACTTCCTCTCTTGCGGTGGTGGCATGCCTGGATTGTTGGGTTTTTGGCGGTGGAACGGTTGAATGTTTGTGGGTTTCCTTCCGCAATTGGACCAGGTTGTCCTGGGGTGTACGGATTAGTTTGGGCTGGGTAGTTTGGGTGCTGCATGAGTTTTTCATTAAAATCGAAAAAATGGatcaatcaaattaatataatcaaatcgagttaatttaaaaatttaattttttattaattttaattcagctgaatttaatttttaattttaaaaattttaattatttcaatttaattcgattttgatataaaaaatcaattcagttgaatttaatttttaattttaaaaattttaattatttcaatttaattcgattttgataaaaaaaatcaaatcaaatcgattaatagtaataatatattatttttaataacacaaagagattaaatcatattaaaattaaaatattttaattaaattttaaaatattaaaataaagtataaaaattaaaaaaaattattaaaaatttaaatcgattaaatcaaattgaatcaaatcgaatgtTCACTcttttgaacttttccttaaACCTTATTTGTATATTGCCCTTTAGCCCATGAAATGTGATAAATTTTATCTTACTTTTACTCCATGATAAATATGGTTTTCTTCTTGCTCCATCATAGGGGTCTATCAAATGTGTCTCTCAATATTATatttgatgaaaggacctgTTCATGAACTAGTATAATATGGATAGGTAAGAGTtgtatagaaaaataaaaatatggagCTGAGAAAGAAGTCAGAAGAAAAGACCCCCAAAGAAGATCCCCTTACCTTTTTTTACCTATTTCTGACATCTCCTCCCTCCCTGCTATTATGCTATCGGTCTATGTCATTCAGGTTCGTACATACGGATATGTCAGACCCCTCTCCATGTCAGGCGACCCATTTAATTCCCTGACGCGTGTGCGGGCAGCACTGCGAAGTGACCAGCTCTCTCCTTCACATCACATCACCAGGCTGGACTTTTTCCTGTTGGGTTTAGGCTCGCGTGTAACCCATCCAGTCCGGCGTGTTTGGGTCGATGTCTGAAATGCAGAGTTGGTCAGTTTAAAGAGGGCTTGATGGGTTTTGGACCATTATTCTCCTCTTGGACCCGACCTCGCTCAGGGTAGAGGAAACCCGATTATCAAAAtgcaatctttttttttttttgaaatggggttGGAGATTGGAGGAGTAGAATCTGAGACTTTTCATATTTACTCAGATACAGTCGGATGTTGTAACTAAAAAAAATGTGAACTTTTATTTGTTCCCATAGTAGGGTACGTTACTTAAAAACTTTGATTTCTTttgttaacttttttttaaagcagGCAGAGCCATAAAACTCTAattcctttatttattttcgGAAGAATAATTATCAAATCTTTATtaaattactcaattaaaatgtattttttattttataaaattaaatttatgagacTTTCTActaaagaaattattattttaaatatttatattatttaatttgtacaattttaattaaaattaaaattggttaataatttttttaataaaaactaaataatttaattttataaagagttaatgataaaaaaatttatatttttgatcTTGCTATAATTATACTATAAAcgttttttatcaattaaaatttgatattttaaaattctctaattatattttgaaattatttatattattaaaaattaatagaattaccacgagtaaaattgataatattttaaaaatttaagataaaattataataaaattaaaagtataaaattttatttttgaagatGGAAGAATGGAGACtgattttataatttcagaTGAATCACATGCTTTTCTAGGGTGCACAGTATTctgttcaaactgaaaaaatcgatcgaaccgaattaatttaaaattttagttcaattttttattcattttagttcggttcgatttttaattttaaaaatttcgattattttgatccggttcagttttgatcagaaaaaaattaaaaaaatcaaattgaactgatgagtgataataatatgtttctttcaataatatatagaaattaaattaaattatattaagattaaaatattttaattaaattttaaaatactaaaaataaaatgtaaaaaataaaaaaaattattaaaaattaaaaccgatcaaatcgaatttaatcaaatcgaattgaatcaaatgGAATCAgactgattcgattcaatttagttctgatcaaaatcaattcggttcgatttttataaatactaaaattttaatttttgatttattcaactaAACTGAATCGACCGAATGCGTGACTTTATGCTCTTCTAATCACTTGATAAAGTCAAATTagacaattaaatttaattaatatattattaatttttttaaaattcactttaaatattagtataatttagaaaagaataaattaaaaaataaatttaaaaaatattttattatttctaaattgaattatattaaatattattttaaattaatttttaataaaattattttattaatgataattttaaaagtaacgtaatagtaaatttattaaataaatttaaaaaaatcagtaataacaattttaatcaaaataaaataaaatattattataaaactattgataaaaattaaaaaaaattaaataataatataaataataatttttaaatatatttaataataaaaataataacttgataattttattaatattgaacTGTATAAATAATCGTAGGTGGatttagttaaatattaaaaaataaaatttaattgataaaaaataaaattataataaaaataaaatatataatttttttaataattaatttaaaattttattaatataacgcAGTGACATTGCGTGACATAATGAGTCAAAAAAATTAGAAGAACAATTTTAAAAGAgggttttaattaaaaaaaaattacaaatttaattacAACAAAATCAAAATTAGCGATTAACTCTTTTATAAAATAGGTCCCTTGTTTTAGGCATTGTTTGGTCGTTTCCTTGTTCTAACTCTCAGCTGGACCAGACTGGTTTGTAGAAGTGATAACGACGAGCGGTACGCACAAATCCAATCCAAATCTTCATCCTTCTCCATTTTCAACCTCTTGGACACCAAATCTTTCTCATAAACCCTAAGCTTCTTCCTGCATTCTATTTCTCACTtgccttccttttctgtaaatttTGTATTTGTGTGTTAATTGAACTCTCCTGGATTTCAATTTGAGTACAGCACTCGATTTCATAGTCAGGCAATGTGTTGATTGGGAGACTGGAAAGTTTTTGAAATGGCAGAGTATGCATCTTCCACGTCGTGTGTTAAGTTGCACATGCGGACTAGCTGTCTCCGAGAGAAGAGCTATTTAATCCGAAATTCGTATTTTAGGACGCCACAGAGGTCTCTGCTTTGCTTCCCTTTTTAACTCCATTGTCTTTGATGTTATATGCATGGAGGATGTTGatttttggttgatttgaaAATGGGATTCAGTCATTATGACAATGCTTAGTGATGGTTTGCATACGCTTGTTAGTTTGATATTATTGGTAATTCAGCACTTTAGAGGAAACTATGTGGATGCCATTTTGATAagaaattgaaaatcaaaaagaaaaaaccaCATTGCAGCTTGTTTGCCCAGTTGAGCTGAAAAACCACATTGCAGCTTGTTTGCCCAGTTGAGCTgaacatttattattattttttgaattccaATGATCATCCATTGCACAGTGACTCACTAGCTCACATACATGTGAACTCTTTCTTTCTATTGGAAGAACTGCCCTTTTTGGTGACATTAAGGTTGGTATAGCAACAAGCAATTTGATAGTAATGTTTCACACATATCATTTGATTTCCACAGTGTTTCACCATTGAAATGTAAGATTTCTCGATCTTAATTTTCTCACATGTATTTTTTGGCTGCAGAAAGTATTCCCATGGAAGTTGTAGGGTTCTCCAGAACCCTCCTGTGAATAATACATGCAGCATTGGACTCTCAAATTTCAAAGCAAATCCTGGTAATAGGGAAACTTCCTTGAGGCGCAGCTGCTTGGGAGCTCTGGAGGACCCTGATGGTGCTGCAGCATCTGATTTGGTTTCAATTAGTGACCAGTTGCTTCTGATGGCCAGCATTGCTCTTACACATATAGCTGGTGTAATTCCCATCGTCAGGCCCAATTTGACTTCTGGGAGGAACATTACAGATCATAGTTCAGTCCTTGACAGTACAATGTCTTCTGGTAGGTAAGGGTAAGcagatataaaaattttagtttcaaGGTTTTTCTTTGCTTAGATGACAGGTTCTTTTGCTTTTCTGAAGGTAACAGTGTAATATATGTATTTGTGTACTCCTTGTTTTTTGGTACCTAAAGAAACTAATTTTCTCTACCCTCAGTGCTAAGAAGGAAGTCATTGTTAACATAAATAATGCTTGGGATGCAGTAAAGGAAAAACTCTTGGTTTCTCTTCATGCTATAGAACACAATATCAATCTGGGAAACAGACTTCTTGAAATTGACGAACAGCGTGCAAAGCAACCCTTAAGTTTGTATGCTATATCTGAGGGTCCCAAGTTGCGGCTACTTTGGGCTTCTTTTAAACAACTCGAGGATGAGGCAGGCACTGTCACTATGTTTCTTCTTTGTCTCTCTGTAGATAGTTGATTCGATAAGCCAATGGAAAATTTGAACTGCTTTTCTTAACTGGTATTTTATAATATGTCAGGGCCTTGGGGCATGGAAAATATTTGACTGGGACATTTTGACGAAACCTAAAATATGCATTTTATCATCATTCATTAGTATTTTGGAAATTAAgggtttcatattttttttttgcaggTGAATAATGTTTTTGGTGATTCTGAGGATTTTAATTTGGATGATTGGTTGACTATTTTTcctgaaattattaaaaagtcttGTAACTGCATGTACATAGCTTGGCTAGTGGAGGAACTTCGTCTTAGAAACAAGAAACTGGATGAGGTAAAGAGTGGAAAAGCTTACCATTGTGCTATGTGGGTTTATCATACATTGCTGGTTTAGATTAATCccactctctctctatctctttttCAGGAACTTCTCTCGTTGATGATTCAGAAGTTAAAGGGAGATGAAACTGTTTTGCAGACAATAAGAAAGTCGAGCAAGGAAGATCTTTATGCAGAATTATTGTACTTTCTTAGATTTGGTTCTCTCAGGTAAATTTTGGTTATGATCATCCAGCTTTTCTTGTTACTAACCAATTTAAGTTCTCACATGGGTTGTATACAGTGACGGACAGGCACAAAAATTCATTAAAGAGGCTCAATTTGAATATGtaacttataaaaataatatgcataaaattaatataagttgattagaatatttttaactaaaaattgataaattattataactaaATTACTAtgatttttctctattttatctATTCATAATTTCATTATCAATACTTGCAAATACATCTCTTTTAATGTAAGTCACCATACACTTATTCAGTGGCTCATCTTTCATTCTATTGGAGTGGACTTTTGATGATATTCATCATAGAAAAAGCTCATGCCACTGTGATTGTAACAACTAGCAAGATTAGTGATAATTTGACTAACAAATACACCAAGAGACCttttgatattaatttttttcctaaattcgaatagtaaattttttatttgaaataatttctCCATTTAGCCTAACCCATGAAATCACTTTTTCCtagaatttaatttcttttaactcTTGAAACCATATTTTcacaaattcaaaatttatttttcctagATTTTAATAATCTGACGCATGAAATGCATATTTTCCTaagtttgaaatttatttattttttataaatttaaacaatCTAACACATGAAACCCATATTTTCATTCAGCCCTTTAACAATTTGCTttgtaacaaagcaataatCTTGTGATCTTATCTTCCCCATTTTATGAATTGTTTTGTTGGGGGAAGAAACCATAGCTAGAGAGAAGGGGAGTGAACTAGTAACTTTTCCAAAGAAATATTAGGGGAATGACAAAGTACAAACAGTAATTACAAATATTAGGAACCAATTAGCCAATTAGTTAGTGAACTAAGGTCTAAGGCACAGAACTACTAAAGAAAAAGTAAGGGAGTGAAAAATTACAACTACGCCTCTGAAATTTTTCTGAAGTCCAGGGTGGCCAATtgccaccccccccccccccccccgggTATCTTGTTACCATTTTATTTGCTTATGCTATAAATTTTTTGCTGTCTTTTATCTCTTTGATTTCTCTAGATTGATTGTGCATTTTGCATGTATAAGTATATTACTATATAGTAAAGTGACTAATTGTGGTGAGATGCAATAAAAACAAATGGTGATTTTAAAGGAGAAACACAAATACATAATGACACTTTTACTGTGTCATACTTCTAATTATATGGAAACAATTGGCTTAATATATGTCTTAAAAGTGcacactattttttttatagggTTTGGCTTTCTACTGTTTGTCTAAAGCTAAAATGTGGGGATACTAGTATGGTAGTATGTATAGGGATTTCATGGTGTTTGGCAGCTAATTGTATATGGTGAAAGAGGTACTCCTATGAAGCACACATATGCCTACTACTCAATAGATATTACAATTTGTGAAACTCTATAAAGCCAAGTAATTGGTTAGCTTTGGAAACTGGTTATTTCAGAGGGTGGCTGAACTTTGAAACTGTCTGTCCTCTGCCTCTCCTTTATAATGGAAAATCTCATCAATTCCAACAATTTCCGTCTTCTTATCAGTACAAAGCCCTTCAAACTTCAAAgccaaatttcaattttttgtttGATTTCCATCACTTCGTAGAGGAGTTGATCAATTTCTGCAATATTCATACTTTTTTTTGGATTCCCAACTCTAGACTTTCTCCACACCTCTCTCATCAGTCTCTCATTCTGGTTGCAAGTTGCAGTTATGTGTGTATAAGCGAGGGAAGTTtcatttctcttattatttGGTTTCAGCTTCTCAATGCAAGTATTGTGGTTCATCATGGATAACTGAATCTTCTGAATCTTCTTCTGTTAttacatttattattatttctttctGAATTCTTGGTTTGCCTTAAATATATTGGTAAGAAAAGAAATGCTAAGAAATGATATTTTGAggttaaatgaattaatttgTATCCATAGAATGGGAAAATTTGATGATTGCATTGAGATAGGTTAGCTTGGATATGTTTAATTTCCAACTTTCAAAGCATAGGTCTTTGCTATTGAGTAAGGTTTAGTGGTAAATGAAAATCTGTTTATCAAAGAGAGAGAAGGACAAAGAAGGTAATTTCGTGTCACACACTGGCATGTCAATCCATTTCAGTGTGCTTACTTGTCCAACTAAGCATTCATTGTTTGCTTGGAAGATATGTTTACTGGCATGTTCTGACATGTAAAATTTGGACACACTTTTCTCAATGATAAAGTCCAGACTCAAGAGATTTAGTGGGTTAGAATAAAAGTATAGGACCTTAATAGGCTTTTTTTGGATGTCCAATGGTTTTTCAATGTGTTCTCCTAATTTTACTTTGTATTACGTTTTGAATTAACCTAATCTTGTTGTCACTATAGACATTTTCTTTACCGTTATCTTTGTTTTAGCAGGAAGAGTTGTTGTTATGACCAAAGCTTCTTTACTTTGCATGGAGATGTTATACTAGAAGATCTGGTAATAACTTTAGCTGATGGCATTGCCAGTGTTTATTTGGAGCTTATTTCTGTTGATGGTAATTTGTCAAATGAAATGAACAACCTAGGAATGGATATGTGTGATATGTCAACCCGAGCACTCCAAAGATTGCGAAATGAGGTATAGTAGTTTCTTTCATGAGCCT
Coding sequences within it:
- the LOC110630227 gene encoding uncharacterized protein LOC110630227 isoform X2, with the translated sequence MAEYASSTSCVKLHMRTSCLREKSYLIRNSYFRTPQRKYSHGSCRVLQNPPVNNTCSIGLSNFKANPGNRETSLRRSCLGALEDPDGAAASDLVSISDQLLLMASIALTHIAGVIPIVRPNLTSGRNITDHSSVLDSTMSSGSAKKEVIVNINNAWDAVKEKLLVSLHAIEHNINLGNRLLEIDEQRAKQPLSLYAISEGPKLRLLWASFKQLEDEVNNVFGDSEDFNLDDWLTIFPEIIKKSCNCMYIAWLVEELRLRNKKLDEELLSLMIQKLKGDETVLQTIRKSSKEDLYAELLYFLRFGSLRKSCCYDQSFFTLHGDVILEDLVITLADGIASVYLELISVDGNLSNEMNNLGMDMCDMSTRALQRLRNEVALNQWLYQNVEAVVSMYEDRFDLCILQSTVIEEPRQNQTKNSSWWKNLTERNLTERKYGTVPSSFNYIFIGQLSMPVKRTNELRALTGWRYYFSLCLEFLDISMPLIRAIIDKVSNAVSFFLVSLIGRSLGLIYSGIRQSLRWK